One Amaranthus tricolor cultivar Red isolate AtriRed21 chromosome 1, ASM2621246v1, whole genome shotgun sequence DNA window includes the following coding sequences:
- the LOC130808039 gene encoding uncharacterized protein LOC130808039, with product NNNNNNNNNNNNNNNNNNNNNNNNNNNNNNNNNNNNNNNNNNNYNNNNNNNNNNNNNNNNNNNNNNNNNNNNNNNNNNNNNNNNNNNNNNNNNNNNNNNNNNNNNNNNNNNNNNHNNHNNHNNNNNNNKNNNNNNNNNNNNNNNKNNNNNNNNNNNNNNNNNNNNNNNNNKNKNNNKNNNNNNNNNNNNNNNNNNNNNNNNNNNNNNNNNNNNKNNNNNNNNNNNNNNNNNNNNNNNNNNNNNNNNNNNNNNNKNNNNNNNNNNNNNNNNNNNNNNNNNNNNNNNNNNNNNNNYNNNNNN from the exons aataataataataataataataataataataataataataataataataataataataacaacaataataataataataataataacaataataataataataataataataataataataataataattataataataataataataataataataataataataataataataataataat aataataataacaacaacaacaacaacaacaacaacaataataataataataataataataataataataataataacaacaataataataataataataataataacaataataataataataataataataataataataataataataataataatcataataatcataataatcataataataataataataataataaaaataataataataataataataataataataataataacaataataagaataataacaataataataataataacaataataataataataacaataataataataacaataataacaataataagaataaaaacaataataagaataataacaataataataataataacaataataataataataacaataataacaataataacaataataacaataataataataacaataataataataataacaataaaaataataataacaacaacaacaacaacaacaataataataataataataataataataataataataataataataataataataataataataataataataataataacaataataagaataataacaataataataataataacaataataataataataacaataataataataataacaataataataataacaataataacaataataataataataacaataataataactataataataataataacaat